One window of the Staphylococcus equorum genome contains the following:
- a CDS encoding DUF4242 domain-containing protein: protein MTLYLLEANDLAFASTKSELEKKAADLTTAEVPTLIEVQATEDLIHGYFIVEANDDTEAKQFLEDASININLVKEVRLVGKELEDVKKGDAHVDYLVTWNIPEGVSMDQYLARKKKNSVHYEEVPEVQFQRTYVCEDMSKCICLYDAPDEDAVRRARKAVDTPIDDIEKI, encoded by the coding sequence ATGACATTATATTTACTAGAAGCAAATGACTTAGCTTTTGCCTCAACAAAAAGCGAATTAGAAAAGAAAGCAGCTGATTTAACAACTGCTGAAGTACCAACGCTTATCGAAGTACAGGCGACAGAAGACCTTATACACGGATACTTTATCGTTGAAGCTAATGATGATACTGAAGCGAAACAATTTTTAGAAGATGCTTCAATTAATATAAATCTTGTTAAAGAAGTACGTTTAGTTGGTAAAGAATTAGAAGACGTTAAAAAAGGTGATGCACATGTAGATTACCTAGTAACTTGGAATATTCCAGAAGGCGTTTCTATGGATCAATATTTAGCACGTAAAAAGAAAAACTCAGTACATTATGAAGAAGTGCCTGAAGTACAATTCCAACGTACTTACGTTTGTGAAGATATGTCAAAATGTATCTGTTTATACGATGCACCAGACGAAGATGCTGTTCGCCGTGCACGTAAAGCTGTAGATACACCTATCGATGATATCGAGAAAATATAA
- a CDS encoding M20/M25/M40 family metallo-hydrolase gives MTKLLWQSYENRLNLLKRLVNHPTVTNSEGELTFPNFVKQLLLQLTYFQEHKKHIQLTQTEDDKEAVVAFYQANTSAKTIVLISHYDTVGVEDYGNFHCNAFNPDELKSLFSQNHHYLNAEAIEDLNNDTYLFGRGTMDMKAGLMLHLSLIELASVEAWDINLILVTVPDEEVNSSGMRKAVEAIAQLKQQYHLDIQLHLNSEPTFQQAGADEKHYIYSGSIGKIMPGVLCYGKETHVGNPLDGLSSNFMMSYITQEIEYNNAFREVFENDATPVPVSLHMRDYKLAYDVQTPFRTIGLFNVFLFKNKPADVFRQFIDSVIHATERCESDWLSILEEQEKEFDTKINVLTYEQLKRYAIKQHGEAYITMQIDKAIQETDELHLQSVNVADTLMQTCKDIAPAVVTFFATPYYPAVNSSYDKRIESTVELVRRTLRDQFQRQSERVHYFNGISDSSYLNFDGDMEQIAAYEKNTPNFNKTYQLPFEVIQAISAPILLCGPIGKDAHKVSERLHKKSAFEELPVVLEQIINSYIESAKEQE, from the coding sequence GTGACGAAATTGCTATGGCAATCATACGAAAATCGATTGAATTTATTAAAGAGATTAGTGAATCATCCAACAGTGACGAATTCTGAAGGGGAACTAACATTTCCAAACTTCGTAAAGCAGCTATTGTTACAACTTACATACTTTCAAGAACATAAAAAGCATATTCAATTGACACAAACTGAAGATGATAAGGAAGCTGTTGTTGCCTTTTATCAAGCAAATACTTCGGCAAAAACAATTGTGTTAATTAGTCATTATGACACTGTTGGTGTAGAAGATTATGGTAATTTTCATTGCAATGCGTTTAATCCAGATGAATTAAAATCATTATTTTCCCAAAATCATCATTATTTAAATGCAGAAGCAATTGAAGACTTAAACAATGACACCTATTTATTTGGCCGAGGCACAATGGATATGAAAGCAGGGCTCATGTTGCATCTTTCATTAATTGAATTGGCTAGTGTTGAAGCATGGGACATTAATTTAATTTTAGTTACAGTGCCAGATGAAGAAGTCAACTCTTCGGGGATGCGCAAAGCAGTAGAAGCAATTGCCCAGCTAAAGCAACAATATCATTTAGATATACAACTTCATTTAAATAGTGAACCTACTTTTCAACAAGCTGGTGCTGATGAAAAGCATTATATATATTCAGGGTCAATTGGAAAAATTATGCCTGGTGTATTATGTTATGGCAAAGAAACGCATGTAGGTAATCCATTAGATGGTTTGAGTTCTAACTTTATGATGAGTTATATTACTCAAGAGATTGAATACAACAATGCATTTAGAGAAGTTTTTGAAAATGATGCAACGCCCGTTCCAGTATCTCTGCATATGAGAGATTATAAATTGGCGTACGATGTCCAAACACCATTCAGAACAATAGGATTGTTTAATGTTTTTCTTTTTAAAAATAAACCAGCTGATGTGTTTAGACAGTTTATCGATTCAGTAATACACGCTACAGAACGTTGTGAAAGTGATTGGCTCTCTATATTAGAAGAGCAAGAGAAAGAATTTGATACGAAAATTAATGTGCTCACATATGAGCAATTAAAGCGATATGCCATTAAACAACATGGAGAAGCATATATAACTATGCAAATCGATAAGGCGATCCAAGAGACAGACGAGTTACATTTACAAAGTGTCAACGTTGCTGATACGTTAATGCAAACTTGTAAAGATATTGCACCAGCAGTAGTGACATTTTTTGCAACACCATATTATCCTGCTGTTAATTCGTCTTACGATAAGCGCATTGAGTCAACGGTTGAATTAGTGCGTCGAACGTTACGCGATCAATTTCAACGTCAAAGTGAACGTGTTCACTATTTTAATGGTATTAGTGATAGTAGTTATTTGAACTTTGATGGAGATATGGAACAAATTGCTGCCTATGAAAAAAATACGCCTAATTTTAATAAAACATATCAACTACCATTTGAAGTTATTCAAGCTATTAGCGCACCGATATTATTATGTGGACCGATAGGTAAAGACGCACATAAAGTCAGTGAACGTTTGCATAAAAAAAGTGCATTTGAAGAATTACCTGTTGTTTTAGAACAAATTATTAATTCTTATATTGAGTCAGCAAAAGAACAAGAATAA
- a CDS encoding DUF805 domain-containing protein, with amino-acid sequence MIEAYKSFWKRYADFKGKSDRLEFWTPVLVHIIGIFIVALIGAISFITGAFIVAAILSALIGIFALAIMVPMVSVTLRRFYDAGRKRVTALILIILSIFVNILFDIIQINSVAIFLNVVSIICTIILIVETLLPSREVPESELKWL; translated from the coding sequence ATGATAGAGGCGTATAAAAGTTTTTGGAAGAGATATGCTGACTTTAAAGGGAAATCAGATAGACTAGAGTTCTGGACACCAGTATTGGTTCATATCATTGGCATCTTTATCGTAGCGTTAATCGGCGCAATTAGCTTTATAACAGGGGCTTTTATTGTCGCAGCGATTTTATCTGCACTTATTGGTATATTTGCTTTAGCAATCATGGTACCTATGGTTTCAGTGACGTTAAGAAGATTTTATGATGCAGGTAGAAAAAGGGTTACTGCACTCATTTTAATTATTTTATCGATTTTTGTTAATATCTTGTTTGATATTATACAAATCAATAGCGTTGCAATATTTTTAAATGTTGTGTCAATAATTTGTACGATTATATTGATTGTTGAGACGCTATTACCTTCACGTGAAGTTCCTGAGTCAGAATTGAAATGGTTATAA
- a CDS encoding DUF969 domain-containing protein, whose translation MEWLKLIGILIIILGFVFKVDTIAVILIAAVVTGIVSGLDIYEILDTLGKAFVDNRLVTLFILTLPMVGLIERFGLKKQASNLIGKVQRVTSGRLMTIYLVIRELAGVASIRIGGHPQFVRPLINPMLQGALKTRYNLKDEEVDATDIEKIKAQASAMENYGNFFGQNLFVGAAGVLLMVGTFQSLGIKVDAVDLVLASLPIAIIVFIIVWINNIRFDKYLEKKYGTKQVNKNE comes from the coding sequence ATGGAATGGTTAAAATTAATAGGAATTTTGATTATCATATTAGGATTTGTCTTTAAAGTTGATACTATTGCAGTAATTTTAATTGCCGCAGTAGTTACTGGAATTGTATCAGGATTAGATATTTATGAAATTCTAGATACATTGGGCAAGGCGTTTGTAGATAATAGGTTGGTGACGTTGTTCATTTTAACTTTACCGATGGTTGGATTAATAGAGCGGTTTGGATTGAAAAAACAAGCTTCTAATTTAATAGGAAAGGTGCAGCGTGTAACGAGTGGACGATTGATGACAATTTATTTAGTTATTAGAGAGCTAGCAGGTGTGGCGTCGATTCGTATAGGAGGACATCCACAATTTGTTAGGCCACTGATTAATCCGATGCTACAAGGTGCATTAAAAACACGTTATAACTTAAAAGATGAAGAAGTCGATGCAACAGATATTGAGAAGATAAAAGCACAAGCTTCTGCAATGGAAAATTATGGTAATTTCTTTGGACAAAATTTATTTGTTGGCGCAGCAGGTGTATTACTAATGGTTGGAACGTTTCAGTCATTAGGCATTAAAGTAGATGCAGTCGATCTTGTTCTCGCATCATTACCAATTGCAATTATCGTTTTCATTATTGTGTGGATTAATAACATAAGGTTTGATAAGTATTTAGAGAAAAAGTATGGCACGAAGCAGGTGAACAAAAATGAGTGA
- a CDS encoding DUF979 domain-containing protein, which translates to MSENTLNNILELFYILIGLQLLYTAYRVLKASSHQKKYGTALFWILLATTFIIGPYIPNVINGIFILVMGGLTLFKQVIIKNIIDVDETTGDKGAKKYGNKLFIPAIILAVAAIAVSNWTPLGGAIGLGVSSVLGLLAAYVVIKPNGKYVLYDSDRLTQQIGTVGILPQFLAALGVLFTVSGVGDVISKGLSSFLSEGNHLLGATAYVLGMVLFTMLMGNAFAAFTVITASIGIPFVIAQGGDPVISGALAMTGGFCGTLLTPMAANFNTLPVALLEMKDEFGVIKAQAPIAFILIFVHIGLMYFWAF; encoded by the coding sequence ATGAGTGAAAATACATTAAATAATATTTTAGAGCTCTTTTACATATTAATAGGTTTACAATTACTTTATACAGCATATCGTGTATTAAAAGCTTCGTCACATCAGAAGAAGTATGGTACAGCACTATTTTGGATTTTGCTAGCAACAACTTTTATCATAGGTCCTTATATACCAAATGTAATAAACGGTATATTTATTTTAGTAATGGGTGGATTAACATTATTTAAGCAAGTAATAATCAAAAATATCATTGATGTTGATGAAACAACAGGAGATAAAGGTGCAAAAAAATATGGTAATAAATTATTTATTCCAGCTATTATACTAGCTGTGGCTGCAATTGCAGTATCAAATTGGACGCCCTTAGGTGGCGCAATTGGTTTAGGTGTATCCTCTGTTTTAGGGTTATTAGCAGCTTATGTTGTAATTAAACCTAATGGCAAATATGTACTCTATGATAGTGATAGATTAACACAACAGATTGGCACTGTAGGTATATTACCTCAGTTTTTAGCAGCTTTAGGTGTGCTATTTACTGTCAGTGGTGTTGGAGATGTTATTTCTAAAGGGCTATCTTCATTTTTATCGGAAGGCAATCATTTATTAGGAGCGACAGCATATGTATTGGGCATGGTATTATTTACGATGCTAATGGGCAACGCTTTTGCAGCATTTACGGTTATCACGGCAAGTATTGGTATTCCATTTGTTATAGCTCAAGGTGGAGACCCTGTTATATCTGGTGCTTTAGCAATGACAGGTGGATTTTGTGGAACGTTGTTAACACCTATGGCAGCAAACTTTAATACATTGCCAGTAGCATTATTAGAAATGAAAGATGAATTTGGCGTTATTAAAGCACAAGCACCTATCGCGTTTATATTAATTTTTGTACACATTGGTTTAATGTATTTTTGGGCTTTTTAA
- the pcp gene encoding pyroglutamyl-peptidase I, giving the protein MNILITGFDPFGGEAINPALEAVKLLPDEIDGHKIDKLEIPTVFHKSKEVVEEQLNQKEYDIVLAIGQAGGRFELTPERVGINIDDARIPDNEGNQPIDEVIQTTGAAAYFSNLPVKRMTEGIKSQGVPARLSNTAGTFVCNHILYQLGYLEATQFPNIKFGFIHVPFIPEQVTDKVEKPSMSLETIAKGLKVALEVVIESDKDIKVALGETH; this is encoded by the coding sequence ATGAATATATTAATAACGGGTTTCGATCCGTTTGGTGGAGAAGCAATTAATCCTGCTTTAGAAGCTGTAAAACTTTTGCCAGATGAAATTGATGGTCATAAGATAGATAAATTAGAAATACCAACTGTATTTCATAAAAGTAAAGAGGTCGTAGAAGAACAATTAAATCAAAAAGAATATGATATTGTTTTAGCAATTGGACAAGCAGGTGGTAGGTTTGAATTAACACCGGAACGTGTCGGAATCAATATAGATGATGCTCGTATTCCAGATAATGAAGGCAATCAACCAATTGATGAAGTCATACAAACAACAGGAGCAGCTGCTTACTTTTCTAATCTACCGGTTAAACGTATGACTGAGGGAATAAAATCACAAGGTGTACCTGCACGTTTATCCAATACAGCTGGCACATTTGTATGTAATCATATTTTATATCAACTTGGTTACTTAGAGGCGACACAGTTTCCAAATATTAAATTTGGTTTTATCCATGTTCCATTCATACCTGAACAAGTTACAGATAAGGTAGAAAAGCCATCGATGTCTCTAGAGACAATCGCTAAAGGTTTGAAAGTAGCGCTTGAAGTGGTCATTGAATCAGATAAAGATATCAAAGTAGCGTTAGGAGAAACACACTAA
- a CDS encoding GNAT family N-acetyltransferase has translation MEFTIRALSEEDKHGKAIVHYESWLETYDDIAKNDYLEKLDKEKFIKQSSLHDVPTLVAIVNNEVVGFISYGKTQTSTSSDDWSEIFALYLLEEYQRHMIGFALTQRALELSYPDNVMLWVVEENDNAINFYEQVGFKRTPEKKPTYLGKTYNEIRMNFTRTEHEQ, from the coding sequence ATGGAGTTTACAATTAGAGCCTTGTCCGAAGAAGATAAGCACGGTAAAGCGATAGTTCATTATGAAAGTTGGCTGGAAACTTACGATGACATAGCTAAGAATGATTACTTAGAAAAACTTGATAAAGAAAAGTTTATCAAGCAGTCCTCCTTACATGATGTACCAACATTAGTTGCTATTGTTAATAACGAAGTTGTAGGTTTTATTTCCTATGGCAAGACACAAACATCAACGTCTTCAGATGATTGGAGCGAAATCTTCGCTTTATATCTATTAGAAGAATATCAACGTCATATGATTGGCTTTGCGCTAACACAGCGTGCATTAGAGTTATCTTATCCAGATAATGTAATGTTATGGGTTGTAGAAGAAAATGACAATGCCATCAATTTCTATGAACAGGTAGGCTTTAAACGAACGCCTGAAAAAAAACCTACTTATCTCGGTAAAACATATAATGAAATAAGAATGAACTTCACAAGAACTGAACACGAGCAATAA
- a CDS encoding metallophosphoesterase, which translates to MKIGMISDLHVDRHKTLKPEDYQQVLIKVINQRGIEMLLIAGDISNNYNLTQQFIERLESTTQIKVLFIPGNHDFWSTDTGATSAEILDFYMAMESCLIGKPYDINDEWAIVGNTGWYDYTYADPKFSIERIARRKYYGATWQDKVKIDWPMEDRKLSRIAAKQTAKDIEKVKHKKVILMTHIVTHPKFAVPMPHRIFDYFNAFIGTSDFDTLYQQYDIRYSIMGHVHFRNAFEERGITYICPCLGYQREWRSADIEQEINHALYSISIF; encoded by the coding sequence ATGAAAATAGGTATGATTTCAGATTTGCATGTAGATAGACATAAGACACTGAAACCTGAAGATTATCAACAAGTATTAATTAAAGTTATAAATCAGCGAGGTATAGAAATGTTGCTAATTGCAGGAGATATCTCCAATAATTATAACTTAACACAGCAATTTATTGAGCGGCTTGAAAGCACAACACAAATAAAAGTATTATTTATTCCGGGAAATCACGATTTTTGGTCTACAGATACAGGTGCCACATCAGCTGAGATTTTAGATTTTTATATGGCGATGGAATCGTGCTTAATTGGAAAACCTTATGACATAAATGATGAATGGGCCATTGTTGGGAACACAGGCTGGTATGATTATACGTATGCGGATCCTAAATTTTCAATTGAAAGAATTGCTCGTAGAAAGTATTACGGTGCAACATGGCAAGATAAAGTGAAAATTGATTGGCCTATGGAAGATAGAAAACTATCTCGCATTGCAGCCAAACAAACGGCAAAGGATATTGAAAAAGTTAAACACAAAAAAGTGATACTTATGACACATATCGTAACGCATCCAAAATTTGCAGTGCCGATGCCACATCGTATATTTGATTATTTTAATGCGTTTATAGGAACATCAGATTTTGATACTCTATATCAACAATACGATATTCGCTATAGCATTATGGGGCATGTTCATTTTAGAAATGCATTTGAAGAACGCGGTATCACATACATTTGTCCATGTTTAGGTTATCAAAGAGAATGGCGTTCAGCTGATATAGAACAGGAAATCAATCATGCATTATATAGTATTTCAATTTTTTAG
- a CDS encoding C39 family peptidase, with protein sequence MSRKILSVKPISQLFPIPMVMGCEGVSAAMILQFNEHAIPATQIMKHWPRHANNPYKGYVGNHLWIKRGHHQTIFPTALVPHLKQYDAHINDSTGQSLNDLCSIIDQDQPVVIYHTVLGQRPEKRTFKLDNHPTQLVSNIHVTVLIGYDEHHYYYIDPLWSHLGKIILVPAIIPNQFQIIKIKKAKLEHSYNAPGRMSFYIQPS encoded by the coding sequence ATGAGTCGAAAAATTTTATCTGTAAAACCAATTAGTCAGCTTTTTCCTATTCCAATGGTTATGGGATGTGAAGGCGTATCCGCTGCCATGATACTACAATTTAATGAACACGCTATTCCAGCTACACAAATTATGAAACATTGGCCTAGACATGCAAATAACCCTTATAAAGGCTATGTGGGCAATCATCTATGGATTAAACGGGGGCATCACCAAACAATATTCCCGACTGCTTTAGTTCCTCATTTAAAACAATACGATGCACATATCAATGACAGTACTGGACAATCTTTAAATGACCTATGTAGCATTATTGATCAAGACCAACCAGTCGTAATTTATCACACTGTGCTAGGTCAGCGTCCTGAGAAACGTACATTTAAATTAGATAACCATCCCACTCAGTTAGTGTCCAATATTCATGTCACTGTACTCATCGGTTATGATGAACATCATTATTACTATATTGATCCACTATGGTCACATTTAGGTAAAATAATACTTGTTCCTGCAATCATACCCAATCAATTTCAAATTATTAAAATCAAAAAAGCTAAATTAGAACATAGTTATAACGCACCTGGTCGCATGAGTTTTTATATTCAACCATCATAA
- a CDS encoding GyrI-like domain-containing protein, with protein MEYRLETLSRTSVLGVKKEYGTGQKAQEDIFNFWMDFDDKGKKQELMPLGNNQLQGLLAVYKPHANGEVHCLIGVTNDTDEAQWQRTELSEGRYIVFDAKGPVPESIKKGMEKINRHILPTLDYEFRDAPFFELYKEGPIRSEEYITEIWLPIV; from the coding sequence ATGGAATACAGATTAGAGACGCTATCACGGACTTCAGTCTTAGGTGTGAAAAAGGAGTATGGGACTGGTCAAAAAGCGCAAGAAGATATATTTAATTTCTGGATGGATTTTGATGATAAAGGGAAGAAACAGGAATTAATGCCACTAGGTAATAATCAATTGCAAGGGCTATTGGCTGTTTATAAGCCTCATGCTAATGGTGAAGTCCATTGCCTCATTGGTGTTACCAATGATACAGATGAAGCGCAATGGCAGCGAACAGAATTATCTGAGGGTAGATACATTGTCTTTGATGCTAAGGGGCCAGTACCTGAGTCTATTAAAAAAGGTATGGAAAAGATAAATAGACATATTTTACCTACATTAGATTATGAATTTCGCGATGCGCCATTTTTTGAGTTGTATAAAGAGGGACCAATTAGATCAGAAGAATATATTACAGAAATATGGCTTCCTATCGTTTAG
- a CDS encoding multidrug effflux MFS transporter — MDKTSNRQIPLIVIIVLGIMTTFGPLTIDMYVPSLPSVQSDFNTTASQAQLTLSFAMIGLAIGQFIFGPLSDAYGRKKIALIIIILYAIASFIAVFATSMSTLLTIRLIQGLTGGGAIVIAKASIGDLHKGKALAKGLASLLVVNGIITIIAPLIGGYALSVSNWQAIFFILTIVSMIIFFFALFKMEETRTADLSKLNFGTIFKDFGYLLKKPAFVFPMLLQGLTYVMLFSFSSAAPFITQKIYDMTPQQFSVLFAINGIGLIIMSQLTAILVSYINRYVLLIALTMIQIAGVVLICITLILHLPTWVLVIAFFLNVCPVTGIGPLSFTLAMESRTGGSGNASSLLGLFQFILGGVISPLVGLQGGYSVMPYLTILVITTVLIISLELGLKFTTRRSVLNK; from the coding sequence ATGGACAAAACTTCAAATCGCCAAATACCACTAATTGTTATTATTGTGTTGGGTATTATGACTACTTTTGGTCCTTTAACAATAGATATGTACGTTCCATCATTACCAAGTGTACAAAGTGATTTTAATACAACCGCTTCTCAAGCGCAACTCACACTGTCTTTCGCTATGATAGGACTCGCAATAGGACAATTTATCTTTGGGCCTTTGTCAGATGCATATGGACGTAAAAAGATTGCTTTGATCATTATCATATTATATGCAATAGCTTCATTTATTGCAGTATTCGCAACTTCTATGTCTACTTTATTAACAATTCGTTTGATACAAGGTTTGACTGGTGGCGGAGCCATCGTCATCGCTAAGGCCTCTATAGGAGATTTACATAAAGGTAAAGCCTTAGCCAAAGGTCTAGCTTCACTTCTTGTCGTGAATGGGATTATTACTATTATCGCTCCACTGATCGGTGGTTATGCCTTAAGTGTCTCAAACTGGCAAGCTATTTTCTTTATTTTAACAATTGTTAGTATGATCATATTCTTTTTTGCCCTTTTCAAAATGGAAGAAACAAGAACAGCTGATCTTTCAAAACTTAACTTCGGCACTATTTTTAAAGACTTTGGTTATTTGTTGAAAAAACCAGCTTTTGTTTTTCCTATGTTGCTGCAAGGATTGACGTATGTGATGTTATTCAGTTTTTCATCTGCAGCCCCTTTTATTACACAAAAAATTTATGATATGACCCCCCAACAATTTAGTGTGCTATTTGCAATTAATGGTATTGGATTAATTATCATGAGTCAGCTCACTGCTATTTTAGTTAGCTATATCAATCGTTATGTATTACTGATTGCACTAACAATGATACAAATTGCAGGCGTCGTATTAATTTGTATCACACTCATATTACACTTACCAACCTGGGTTTTAGTCATCGCATTCTTCTTAAATGTTTGCCCAGTAACAGGGATTGGTCCGCTAAGCTTCACATTAGCAATGGAATCTCGTACAGGTGGTAGTGGCAACGCCTCTAGTTTACTCGGTCTTTTCCAATTTATTCTAGGTGGTGTGATATCACCGTTAGTTGGTTTACAAGGCGGATATAGTGTCATGCCATATTTAACGATTTTAGTTATTACTACGGTGCTAATTATTTCATTAGAACTTGGCTTAAAATTCACTACCAGAAGAAGTGTATTGAACAAATAA
- a CDS encoding GtrA family protein produces the protein MNLNKTHYEIIKFIIVGGINTLNYYIVYLILLKLIDLNYLVSHVSGFMVSFIISYYLNCHFVYKVKPTWRKFIQFPLTQVVNMGMQTLLLYIFVQWFHISSVIAPFAGLIITIPITFVLSKYILKD, from the coding sequence ATGAATTTAAATAAAACCCACTATGAAATTATAAAGTTCATCATTGTTGGTGGCATTAATACATTAAATTACTACATCGTTTACCTTATCTTATTAAAATTAATAGATTTAAATTACTTAGTCAGTCATGTAAGCGGGTTTATGGTTAGTTTTATAATTTCATATTATTTAAACTGCCATTTTGTATATAAAGTAAAACCTACATGGCGTAAATTTATTCAATTTCCGTTAACACAGGTTGTAAATATGGGTATGCAGACATTGCTATTGTATATATTCGTACAGTGGTTTCATATTTCTTCAGTAATAGCCCCGTTTGCAGGATTAATTATAACGATACCTATTACTTTTGTTTTATCAAAATATATACTGAAAGACTGA
- a CDS encoding cation diffusion facilitator family transporter: protein MTQSENLKTAQKGAYLSLIVYIVLSIAKFIIGSMYDSAAVRADSLNNMTDIVVSLAVIIGLKISIKPADKNHPYGHLKSENISTLLVSFIIMFVGIQVVIESVPEIFSKDHHAPNVITIYVSVISGIIMLIVFYINQKLARRTNSSSLNSAAKDNLSDALVSIGTAVGLIFTQFGLPILDTVLATILGLLIIYTGFRIFKESIFTLSDGFNEQELEAYKNYVLEIEDVIDVQNIKGRYHGSSIFVDVTIVVESDLSLEDAHNICDKVEQHMHEKGISSVYVHPEPASIQ, encoded by the coding sequence ATGACACAAAGTGAAAATTTGAAAACAGCGCAAAAAGGCGCTTATTTAAGTTTAATTGTATATATCGTTCTTTCAATTGCCAAATTTATTATTGGCTCTATGTACGATTCAGCAGCAGTTAGAGCAGATAGTTTAAACAATATGACTGATATTGTAGTTTCGTTAGCGGTTATTATAGGACTGAAAATTTCTATTAAGCCTGCGGATAAAAACCATCCTTATGGACACTTAAAATCAGAGAATATTTCAACGTTACTCGTTTCGTTTATTATCATGTTTGTAGGTATACAAGTTGTTATAGAAAGTGTTCCTGAAATTTTTTCTAAAGATCACCATGCACCTAATGTAATTACGATATATGTCAGTGTTATAAGTGGCATTATTATGTTGATAGTATTTTATATTAATCAAAAGTTAGCTAGACGAACGAATAGTAGTTCGCTAAATTCAGCGGCAAAGGATAATTTATCAGATGCGTTAGTTAGTATTGGAACAGCTGTAGGTTTAATTTTTACACAATTTGGTTTGCCAATTCTTGATACAGTATTAGCAACGATTTTAGGTTTACTTATTATCTACACTGGTTTTAGAATATTTAAAGAATCAATTTTTACTTTAAGTGATGGGTTTAATGAACAAGAATTAGAAGCTTACAAAAATTATGTTTTAGAAATAGAAGATGTGATTGATGTGCAAAATATTAAAGGACGATATCATGGCAGTAGTATTTTTGTAGATGTAACTATTGTCGTAGAATCGGATTTATCTTTAGAAGATGCGCACAATATCTGTGACAAAGTAGAACAACATATGCATGAAAAAGGTATTTCTTCAGTTTATGTACATCCCGAACCAGCATCTATACAATAA
- a CDS encoding 2,3-diphosphoglycerate-dependent phosphoglycerate mutase — MPKLILCRHGQSIWNAKYLFTGWADVDLSEQGRNEAITSGKKIKDQGIEIDIVYTSLLKRAIKTTYHLLNESDQLFIPIIKSWRLNERHYGGLQGLNKNDAREEFGEDQVHIWRRSYDTPPPKQNEEQRNSYLNDRKYELLDRRVMPESESLKDTLVRVIPYWNDQISQQLLDDKTVLVSAHGNSLRALIKYLEDISDEAIVNYEIKTGAPLIYELTDDLKVTNKYYL, encoded by the coding sequence ATGCCAAAACTAATTTTATGTAGACATGGGCAAAGCATATGGAATGCTAAATACTTATTTACAGGATGGGCAGATGTAGACTTATCTGAACAGGGTAGAAATGAAGCAATCACCTCTGGTAAAAAAATAAAAGATCAAGGTATAGAAATTGATATTGTTTACACGTCTCTGTTAAAAAGAGCTATTAAAACGACATATCATTTGTTAAATGAATCTGATCAGTTATTTATACCAATTATAAAATCTTGGAGATTAAATGAACGTCATTATGGCGGATTGCAAGGTTTAAATAAAAATGATGCTCGTGAAGAATTTGGTGAAGACCAAGTTCATATTTGGAGACGATCATATGATACGCCACCACCAAAGCAAAATGAAGAACAACGAAATAGTTATTTAAATGATAGAAAATATGAACTTTTAGATAGAAGAGTTATGCCAGAATCTGAAAGCTTAAAAGATACCTTGGTTAGAGTGATACCATATTGGAATGATCAAATTTCTCAACAGTTATTAGATGATAAAACAGTATTAGTTTCTGCTCATGGTAATTCTTTACGAGCACTAATCAAATATTTAGAGGATATATCTGACGAAGCTATTGTTAATTATGAAATAAAAACAGGCGCACCTCTTATTTATGAATTAACAGATGATTTAAAAGTGACGAATAAATATTATTTATGA